GAGACTGATGAAAAGATGGCCGAAGATGATGATGGCATGGAACCGCCCAGCATCTCTAAGCATTAATTAAGCATTAATTAAGCATTAATTGGCACTAGTACGTCGCACCTCACGTCGAGACATCGCCCATCCCCTGTTAGGTGGTTAGGTAGCGCTGCAGATGCTAGGACGGTTGCCAGAGGGTCGAGGTGGAAATGGCTTGATTGACGACTTCAAACACTTTCTGGCAGTGGTTGTTGCGCCGTAGGGGCAGCTCTTCATTCTTGACCACCAGGCTGATCTTGACCTCCTGATCTTGAGACGTGGGAGGATTAATCAGCAACTCGATGGTGGCTAGTTGGCTGATGGAAACCTGCCCAGGCTTTTCCTTTGCCACCAGATAATCTGCCGTCTCGTAGATCAAGTTAAAATCGCACGATTGCAGAGTGCTAATCAAGGACTGACGCAAGGTCGGGATGGAGTTTGCTGTCTTAAACAAATTGGTGTATCGAGCCATGGCTTTTTCCGATGGAGAGCATCTAGCGGGTACACACGTGGGCACGAACTATCAGGAATAAGCTGCTGTCAGCTAAGTTTCCTCGATTGACTCCGGTAACCTCAGGGGTTCAGAGCGCTCGACATCCTGCAGACTAAGGAATACTAATAGCTTAGCAAGGTCACCCTTTATCCTAAAGATGAGGACTGTATCAGGCTATCACAGTCACAATCAGGCTCTTGTCACGCTGTCAGTTTGGAGCCCCTAGCTTAATTTCTTGCTCAGGATTACCCTCAAGCTTGCATCCTTTACCAGGCTAGATTGTAGATTATGTTACTAATTCTTAAGGAAATGCCGCGCTTGTCTCAATGCCTAGGGCAAATGATTTAAGGATTTCGATGGGGCAGGACCAGCTATGCAAGGAAAACTTATTGTCTTGGAAGGGATAGAAGGCTGTGGCAAGACAACTCAATTGGGGTATTTACACCGTTGGTTACGGACTCAGCCACTGATTCAAGCGCTCCGGGGCCAAGGTCAGATTGGCGATATCATCATCACTCGGGAACCAGGGGGAACCCCTTTAGGCGGGGAATTACGTCAGCTGTTACTGACTCAAACCACCACGACTGCCATTGCCGCTCGCACGGAATTATTGCTCTACGCCGCGGATCGGGCCCAGCATGTAGAGGAGGTTCTATCCCCGGCGTTGGCTCGGGGCTGTTTAATTCTATGCGATCGCTATGTGGATTCAACCGTGGCCTACCAAGGCTATGGCCGTGGCATAGATTTAACCTTGATTGAGCAGCTCAACCAAATCGCCACTGGCGGTTTAGTCCCTGATTTGACCCTGTGGCTGCAGCTGGGGGCAACCACAGGGTTGGCTCGTAGTCGCCAACGGGGCAGCATTGACCGCATGGAGCAGGCTGATGTGGCCTTTCATCAACGAGTGCAACAGGGCTTTGAAGCCTTAGCAGCGGCTCATCCCCAGCGGATTGTGCCAGTGGCTGCGGCAGCTCCCGTGACTGAGGTGACTCAGCAGATCCAAACAATTGTGATGCAGCGCTTGCAGCGATGGTATCGTCCCCTTTCTCCGGTCTCGTAGGCCAATCGACAGCAGTAGCCTTGCTAACCCGGGCCGTGCAACAGCAGCGAGTCGCCCCTGCCTATCTCTTTGCCGGTCCAGAGGGCGTGGGACGACGGCGAGCCGCTTTGGCCTTGGCTGAGTGGCTCTTGCACACTCCATCTAGTCAGGCAGGTAACTTACGCCATCGCCTGCAGCAGGGCAATCATCCTGATCTGCTTTGGGTGGAGCCAACCTACTTGCACCAGGGTCGGCCGGTGACGGTAGCAGAGGCCATGGAGTTGGGCCTGCGCCGTAAGAGTCCGCCCCAGATCCGGCTGGAACAGGTGCGACAGATCGGAGGCTTTCTCAGTCGCCCGGCCCTGGAGGCGGCTCAGTCTTTGGTGATAATCGAGGCCGCCGAAACCATGGCGGAAGCCGCCGCCAATGGCCTGCTGAAAACCTTGGAGGAGCCCGGTCGGGCCACCTTGATTCTGCTGGCGCCGGACGCCACGACCCTGCTACCTACGTTGATCTCTCGCTGTCAGACGATTCCGTTTGTGCGCTTGGCGGCTGCGGATCTGCAGCAGGTGCTGCAGCAGACTGGGCATACAGATATTCTGCGGCACCCCGAGGTATTGGCCATGGCCCAGGGCAGTCCCGGCCATGCGATCGCATGTTGGCAACAGCTGCAGACCATCCCCGCCGACTTGCTAACCACCCTGCACCGTCCTCCCCGCAGCCTGCGGGACGCCTTAGAACGCGCCCGCCACATCACTAGCACCCTGGATACCGAGACCCAACTCTGGCTGATCGATTACCTGCAGCAGCATTACTGGCAACAGGGCCTCACCACCCTGGCCATCCTACAGCGATTAGAGCAAGCCCGCCGTCAGCTGCGCAGCTTCGTGCAGCCGCGGCTGGTGTGGGAGGTGGCCTGGATGGAGATGGTGGGGTGATGTTTAGTGAAGAGTGAAGGGTGAAGAGTGACGGGTAGATAGGTGGTGGGGTGTTGGCGGAGCCTGCCCGAAGGGCTTAGGGGTGATGGGGTGATGGGGTGATGGGGTGATGGGGTGATGGGGTGATGGGGTGATGGGGTGATGGGGTGATGGGGGATGGGTGATGGGGTGATGGGGTGATGGGGTGATGGGGTGATGGGTGATGGGGTGTGGCGGAGCTTGCCTGGAGGGCTGAGTTTTGAGTTTTGAGTTTTGAGTGAGTGAATGGTTTGGCTCCCTGTCAAACGGTGATTGGGCGGGTGAGTCGGTCGATAGCGGATAGAGGGTAGGGGCGCGGTTGCCGGGCCCAAGGCAGAAAACCTAACGACCAATCGACCAGCCCTGCCGCAGGTCCAGGGCAGCAGCGCGGAAAAGGCAGCGGGCTTCAATTCAAAATTCAAAATTTATTGCTACCGTGCCGATGCGACGCGATCCAGCACTGCTAATCGACATGCCCGTCCGCAGGTCCAGGGCAGCGGTTTGCCCTGGTCGTCGGAGTCCGAGGGGAGCGAATCCCCTCGGGCGAGCGCTCTGGCTTGGAAAACCAAGTGTGGTCTTACCGAGGTTTACCACACCTTGCCAATGCAACGCGATTCACGACGGCTGATCAATAGCCCTTCCGCAGGTCCAGGCGGCGGCACGCCCGGGTCGTAGGGGTCCGGGGAAAGCGAAATTTCCCCGGGTGAGCACCCCGAGCTACACAATTAAGCATGGCCTTACCGAGGTCTACCGCCACTACCCAAAAGCCCTCCCCCGCTTTCCCCCGATGGTCCTAGCGTTTAGGATAGAAGCGATATCTCGATCCATTTATTACCCGATCATTACTGGCGTGACGCTATGACTGCTAGCCGTACTGAACCCAGATCCCTCAAGACAGTATGGTTGCTGATTGGCGCCTTAATATTTTTAGGAGGCGTCTCCTGGTGGGTGACCCGCAATATCCTACAGTCCCGTCAGGCCCGCCCAAGAGGAAGCCAGCCAGCCCCCTCCCCGTCAGGTGCAGGTAGTGGCCCTGGGGCGGCTGGAACCCGAGGGCCGGGTGGTGGATGTAGCCGCCCCCGACAGTGGTCGCATCAGCCGCATTGTCGTGGAGGAAGGGGAGCGAGTCGAGGCGAATCAGGTCGTGGCCTATCTCGATCTCTACGAGGTGCGGCTGGCCGAGCGCGACTATGCCGCCAGTCAACTGAGCGAGGCCCAATCCATTCTGGCGGCAGAGACCCAGGCAGGGGAGTCTCGCATTCGCGAGGCCAACACCCGCATTGACCAGATCGATCGGCCCCAGGCGGCTGCTATCGCGGCTCAGACCTCTCGCATTGAA
This portion of the Halomicronema hongdechloris C2206 genome encodes:
- a CDS encoding DNA polymerase III subunit delta', which codes for MVSSPFSGLVGQSTAVALLTRAVQQQRVAPAYLFAGPEGVGRRRAALALAEWLLHTPSSQAGNLRHRLQQGNHPDLLWVEPTYLHQGRPVTVAEAMELGLRRKSPPQIRLEQVRQIGGFLSRPALEAAQSLVIIEAAETMAEAAANGLLKTLEEPGRATLILLAPDATTLLPTLISRCQTIPFVRLAAADLQQVLQQTGHTDILRHPEVLAMAQGSPGHAIACWQQLQTIPADLLTTLHRPPRSLRDALERARHITSTLDTETQLWLIDYLQQHYWQQGLTTLAILQRLEQARRQLRSFVQPRLVWEVAWMEMVG
- the tmk gene encoding dTMP kinase gives rise to the protein MQGKLIVLEGIEGCGKTTQLGYLHRWLRTQPLIQALRGQGQIGDIIITREPGGTPLGGELRQLLLTQTTTTAIAARTELLLYAADRAQHVEEVLSPALARGCLILCDRYVDSTVAYQGYGRGIDLTLIEQLNQIATGGLVPDLTLWLQLGATTGLARSRQRGSIDRMEQADVAFHQRVQQGFEALAAAHPQRIVPVAAAAPVTEVTQQIQTIVMQRLQRWYRPLSPVS